The window TTTCCTGCTAGCAGAGCAAGGGCAGACCCCAGGGAGTGGCCAGCTAACCAGACCCTAGACTCGCCAGCAGTTGCAACCATATTTCGTACCGCCTGCATGGCAGTCTCGAAAGCGAGATGTGGAGTGGAGCCCATGCTGGATAAAGTGAAGATCCAGCCTAATATCTCGAGAGACCGATTCTTTCTTGGTCATAGTGCCCCGGAAGGCAACCACGAAATGCGGTCCATCTGCTGAGTGGTTCCCTGAGGATGATGGAGGCTTATACTCAAAGATGGCACCAAAGATAGAAGAGTCGACGTTATCTACAAGTTTGCGCAGCaactgaaaattgaaaaattcccACCAAGGAGGAGCAAGAGCCTGGGGACCTTCACGTTTCTCCTGGCGGTCCCGCTCTAAGATATAGACACCTTGAACTAAACAAGCAGCAACTGACCTCCGATGATGCACATTATTCCTATGTTAGAAGTTCATAATATGTTATTTTCATCAATATGTTTGCGGATAAGAATTGTGGCTAGACTAAGCTAAATGCTCATATCATTGTTTcacgcaaaaagaaaaagaaactcaagagCCAAACAATGGATTTGAGAGAAGTTTAAAATGccatatttttaaaaagcttCTCATGCAGTCTGAACTTGGTGCAGAATGAAAAGCTGGCACCCACATGCTGCTTCTGTCCAAAAACTACGAATTGGATGTGTCCATGAACCAATAGAGTATTAAATGGCAACTGTGGAGGATGAAGTTACAATATATGGTGCATGCGCGGGCAAACCAACACATAGCGATAACAGCCTATGACATATAAAGGTCACATATCTAGCAAAGTTCCTCCTTTTCGGTTTAGCATCTAGCAAAACTCTGATGAAGCAACTGGAGATAAGTATCCCTCAGCTTAAATAAATTCCAAAGGGAGACAAGCGCCCGTGGCACATTAGGGAAGTTTGTCTGTTAAGAACACAAATCAAATTCAGAAGTAGATAGAACACATTCTTTGTCGGTTCTATAAACCTGCTTGAACAGTGCTTATTTTGCATGCTAAAAAGTCCAGTATGACAGTAATTAACCATCACCAAATAATCGAGACAAAGGTGTAGGAAACTTTGGGAATTTTGATAAGACATGATGGAAACATAAAAGCTATGACTTAAGCCTTTTGTTCAATGAGTAAAGAGAATCTGAAGGTCTTACCAGTCAACGCAAGTAAGGTGCAAGGGCCCtgaaaggttaaaaaaaatttcctctcaGAGACCATAATCTCACAGGTTCATTTAAGACTTCTCCTTTGTATCTGTGAAACCtgctcaaaattgaaaattccatGTGGCAGTTAGTAAACAACAATGGCTAGTGTCATGTGCATAACAGCAGACTCTTTTCACTGTAATTAAATCTATGTACTATGAGGATCAACTGTGTATCTTTCTTAGCACATGTAACTATTTTAAGCTGCCTCATGAAGTTTTCAGTTCCACACAACTGTTAGGCATTGGGAACCTTCTTTTTCTCCAATAATCATGTAAAGTCAGGGAGAAAAGTAATCCGCTGAGACACTAATAATTTGGACTGTTGAATTATGAGCTTATATTTTGTTTGCAAcctgtttcaaaaaaaaaaaaaaaaaaaaacgcgtttgtttacgtttttgttccaaaacttttttttgttcccgattTGAAACagcttgtttcttgttttggatctagaaacacttctctttttgtttttttcttttcttcttctttttctttcttttttctttggccggcgaccgaccggcgagggccggcggcctcaaCGTGTCCAGACCAGTagataaataagaaaaataagaaagaaaatagaaaaataaaataaaaatatttaaaaaataaaaaattataccaGTCACTAAAAAAGCAACTACAAAGAGGTCCGGGAGGGAGTTGAGCTGGCCCAAATGATTCTGAATAATCTTCCCTCTTCAGATAATGCCTTAATCTACATCCTATCAACTTCCACTTACCCCAAAAGATCAAGCAGTTTATTATGCAACAAAAATCTGAAAAGacattaaggaaaatatttctttttgcaaCTTCTAAGTTGTAACAAAATGGTCGAACAGATAAACAaataggaaaaggagaaaaagtggAAGTTTGATTATAGAAAAGATCATTGCCATCCCCAAGCTCTAATTCTTCAcgaataaaattcaaattactCTAGGGAGAGAGCTTGCACTGGATTGCTCCTAATGACAATCAATTCATTCCAAACAATCTCACAATCAATATGCACATGGCAATGTAACAATAGATAGAATTCAATTAAATGGAAAGAAACGGGTCATGAGAGGAGGAACGGCTAAGCTTGATTTTTTCTAACTTGGCTAAGTTGATACAGATTTTTTATTAGACATATCTGCCCCCTTTTCCGAGATTTCTGGGTCGTAGGTCAAACTGGAGTTTGTTTAGCAATGAACAGGTGTCCCAAGATAGTCCCATTTTTAAACATTGGAAATGTGGTTTTGAACATTGGTCTTGTATTTTGTACCTTGTAATATGGTGATAGCCAAGCAGGTAGAAAAAGatccaaatgaaaaaaagggcAGAATAAGATAAACAAAGTGTGATGACatccaaattcaaaacaaatccaGCATACCATAtctttttccaacaaaaataatgCACATCTCTTCGTTGGCTTATACAAACTTTTCTTTACTTTGAAATTCAACACACAGCGTGCTTCTTATTGTTTTCTTATTGTTGTCATATTAAACAAGCACAACGCGCACCAGAAAACGCACATAGACAGACCTGGAAAAAGGTATATGTGCACATCAAACAGGAATGCAAGCACACAAATACTGTCGAAGCCATACCGCGTGCACTGAAAACTGATGAATTTGAGCAAAACTACCAAAAGTTTGACCTCTACTGCAGCTTACTAATAGAACTGCCTCATCTCAAAAAGGGCATAAACATACGCAAAACCTGACCTATTCACGATGATTCAACGGAAACCCCCTAAAAGATTAACGAGTATCTGCACAACCACTCCACTATCAGCcacagagatagagagaaattCCACAACCCCAGTGACATATGCAAAGCCccacaaagaaaaaggagtaaCCGAACCTCGTCCAATGCAATTACTTAACACCCACAAAGCGAACCATCACACCCACAATGCCATTTCGACAAAGTTCACTCCTTTCACTTTCTGACCTCAAAAATCGATCATCACGAATCGGAAATTCAACGTCCCCAAGGCAAAATCACAACCCCAACGCGTACACAGAGAGAAAGCGTTCGCGGATACAAATGCAACCCAAAATCTGAAAACCCAAGAAAGCATACCTCGAAGGGCCACGCAGAGAACGGATCTGATAAGGCGCGAGAAAGGGTCAAGAGGGTAGAAGATCCAGAACTCGGATTCGCTCGCACGTCGCATCAAACTTCGGTCTTTATCAGGTCTTCCTCGAACGGAAGGCAACGGAAGGCAAGGTTCTGAGAAAAACGCTGTCGTTTGGCGTGTTCCCGTTGGCAGCCGTTGAATGCGACGGCCCCAAACAGGGGCCGAAGCGCGTCGTATTGCTTAGGGGAAGAGTTTGAAGTTAAAAGCAACATCTTTTCAAGTCTAACAGCTGATATTATGTTTGGTCATCtggatttttaattagaataaaattgaataaaataaaatataaaattttgaaatttttttatatcatatttcATTATTTAGTGTATCATAATATtaaaatcggatatattcatatcatatcacgTAATCTAAGATATCATTATAAATAGATATGgtaaaaatcttttataatattattctttaatttatttttcttattttttatattattttatttattatttttaatcccctttcatcattttttaataaaattttatcaaatagtaaactgtactaacatatctaaaatacaaaaatacctaaaatatataataagtataaatatataatttataaattgaacgtttattataagatagaaataaagttgaatatataaattaaaataagattagttaaaaataaatttttatttttttattttttatttttaaaattcaaattcaaatattatttatattgaaatataatttcaattttgttaatttaataaatttgttattcgagaaaaataatttttctgcatgggataattttatccgacTTATATCCCCATTAAATTCGATTTTATCATGTTTTGAGTGAGTACTAAACATAAGATaagataaatcatatcatattccgaattttatcccgactaccAAATGCAGCCTAATATTAATTTGAGACATTTTGGTAAACTCTGAATTTCCTTGTCCCTGTCCTTGCATTTCCATATCATGGAAAAAATGCTCGTGGCCTTTGACTTAGTCTTTTTCCGTTCGGTACAAGTTATAAAGCGGGTCTTGCCCGCTTTTCTTGTTACTTTTTCCCCTACTTCTTTCCCCCGTCATTTTCTAGAGTGGATTAGAGTCAAAATTGGTTGGTTATTTTATGGTTTATGCAAGTAACATCCAATTACAATTGCTTCACCTACTAATGGATTTTATAATAATTGAACAATTCGGTCTTTCGGACGATACAGATTAACGTATCATTGCACACATTACAGACAGGAAGGGATGCAGTgtgtgaaaagaagaagaaaaaaaaaattgtcttcggCAGCGCCAGACCAACAGCCGCGTGGATCAGGTGCCCATTCTTTGACATGTGATTGGCCACCACATTAAATTACTCGAGCGAAAAGAGAAGCTTTACTTAGACCAAGCCACCGCGTCGATTTCTGTTTGAGCACTCCTGTACAACTCGAGTCTCTTCGCAAGGGCAGAACGTCGTTCCATGACTGCCGGATCCTCATTCAATAACGATGAAAGACGCTTTTGCTGCAGAGCATTTTTAGATTCAGTACAATAATGACTTGATGAAAAAGAACATCTGGAGAAATGGTCCCATTCTCACCTCCATTGCACCAAGTTCAGTGAAGAAACGGTCGAGGAGGCATCGTTTGGCTTCCCTTACTTGACAGTGCACAATCGATTTAGGAATGGAGTGGCGCAGGGTTGCACAGACCATATTGACGTAAGACAGAACTGTCGATCCTGTTTTACATTTCGTGAAAAGGAACTTCAACAATCAGTACAAAGGTAACATATTATTCTTAGACCGACCGATCGTCGTAGTTTCATCATGAGAATGATTGACAAAGAGGAATTCCACATATCTCACCTATCCTCCTGAGATACGCATCGTTGTATCTGTCGAATAGTGAATGCGTTGGGTTGCCACCCTTCTCGACATCTTGAGGGAGCTTCCGGAAAAAGTCAACAGTTAGGTAACTACATTCCATGTCGACCAGCTTAAGCGTTGCTTTCTTGCTCTCTTCCCTCATTCTCTCAAGCGAATCACAAGCTGCGTTTGTGACTTCCACTCTGAGACCAGGATACTGCTTTAGCTCCTGAAGTAGAGGAAAATATATAGTGTTAGCCATACTGCCTGTATATGGGCAGGTGGGTACTCTGGTCTTGATATATGTTAAAGGTTTATGTGATTCTTACTAATTAAAGAGAAGTGAcaatagaaattaaaattatgCTTTAAAAAAGCAAGAATTGAGAATGAAATTATTAATCTTCTATAACAACAAGAtgctcaaaatgcaaattaaattcaGTGTGTAGAGACCAGTAAGTATGCACCAGAAATTATTAAAACAACCAGGGAATCTAATTGGGAAAGCGAACACCATCCAATCTCAAAAGCAATTCTCCAGAAGTTGCTTCATAAGCCCAATTCTATTATTTCCCTTCTTAAGGTTGAAAATTGAAGGTTTTGCTTCAAAACAATAGAGACATAGATGCTCCTAATATCCTCTAACATACCGATAAAAGATCAAAACCCATAATATTCAAGATGCTCAAGACCCACTTGATTTACGATTGTTTCCATTAAGAATGTAGAAAACAGGGCAGTGGATTCTATGATAATTGCGGACCCCTCAGAAGGAATACCTGATGAAGTAATTAAGTTCATTATTATCAGGTTTGCACAAAATGAAACACTATCTCTATCCCTCAATATTAATAAGGTATCAAAATTCCATAATGCTTTGTCGTTCTCAACTTTAGCAAAGCTCTCTTTATCCTCAGGCGTCTTAGTGACCCAAGTCCCAAAAGGGTTCAAAAGTCCAAAATGTGATACTGGAGTTTAAGATCCATCCCCAGTGGTCAATTGGCAAGTATTCTCTAGCCCATGTGTCTGGCTCTGGTCAAATTATATGGTGTTTCAAATATTCACAATAGGCATTCAACAACGGAATGTGAGAACATGCTGTATCTGTATTGAGAACCCAGAAAGGGGCAACAGTGCTTTATATAAGCTTTGTGCACTATAGGTCCTTCAGTAGAAACTTGAAAGAAATATAGCTCAGTAGAAAATGTACCAGTGTTTCACTAATAGCCTTGTGCACTAGGTCCTTCAGTAGAGAATGAACCTGAAGAGAAGCAAAAACATGGGTGACCATATTCAGTGTTTTATGCTTCAGCCAAAAATATTCAGTGTCCATAGCAAACACTGCTACACACTCATAAGCACCTCCAGTATAACACAATATAATCGGCAAATAAACATATTGTAAATTACTCGGTAATTCCAAAAAGTGACACAGAATCATGTGGAGTATCTGTTACTCTGAAAATTCAAACCAAGTTTCTCATTCACCATCATAAAACCATGTCTAAGATAATTCTGATGAACAATAAACCACATCAAGTTTTGCACTCAACGGTTCTTCACATTTTGATCACAAGACAAACCGACAAGACTACCGTATGCATTTCAATACCAATTACTTTATGTAAGCTTCTAGGTGTTAAAGCATACCGCATCAACAGCAGCCTCAGCAGGACCTCTGATAGTTATTAAAGAAGACTCGATCAAACGGCGATATCCTTGTTCAGGAGCTATTAAATGAGGTTGGTATCCATCAGCTTCTGTAATGAGCttctttatattttccatgGAAAGTTGTTTGTCAAATTGCAGCCTCTTAAGAGCAGCAGGGAGCTGATTATCGAAAACATTGTAAATCTTATCACCTCCAGAGCGCCTGCACAAGAAAATAACATCATCTTTTTCATTATTACAGATATGCATAATGAGGTGGTTAGGCCAAGAAGAATAAACTATGATACATACACGCCATCTAGATGCTCCTTGTAAATTTGATCAAAAAGACGACATATCTCCATAATTGAATATAACTTTCCCTGCATTATAGTGAGATCTTCATCAGTAATACTTCTTGCAGCATATGAACTTGAGGTGTATAGTCATGCTATTGGCATTCCCTGCCTAAGTGAAAATTCCAACCCGTGAATAGTGTAAAGCTAGCAATGGGATAGTTAGTCTTCATAAAAAGAACCAGTAGAATGCAACTGATAAACTAATCTAGCATGGGAAATAAATAAGACACATACTCCTGCATCTGAAGCTATAGGCTTGCCAAGACGATTCAACTCAGTCTCAAGCTCAAGAATTGTTTTGTTAATAAGGGACTGGATGCCCGGTATTTTGGTCTTGATCACATTCTCCAATTGCTGCAATGAACATGACAGAATTAGCAGATGAAGTTGAATAAACGGTTGCACAAAGAAATGATTACGATTTTCCAACCTTCGAAAGCATTTTTGCTAAATGCTCAGAACCCATTCTGTGTGCAAGATGCTTGTATTCAGGAGTACCAGAGAAATATTCTCGCTCTCTGCGGCGAGCAGCGATCATGTCGACGTTCTTGTTAATATCAGCTTGGGACCGGTTTACTACCCCAATCCAAGGAAACTTAAGTCGATATGCTTTCCCTTCTAATATCTAAGAAGCCAAAGTACATCAACTTCGGTAGTTAGAATGCATCAAAAGGAGGTGCTCATAATTGCAAAAAGAGCACCTAAAATATAAGTCAACATAATAGAGATCTTAAAGCATGAGGACAGTTATGGTTTTTCAACTTACTGCACTCAGATCATCATTATGTTgattaaatgaaaactaaatgCAGAGAACAACAAAATATTCCCCATTAAGAGTAATTAATAGaaatcattatttttctgtAGAAAAGATACTATTCAACTTACATCCACAGCATCCGTTCCCTTATCCATTAGATCGATCTTTGTCAAGACTCCAAATGTCCTCTCCCCTAAAAAAATCATCGTAGCAACTTAGTtactagagaaaaaaaaatgcatggagATGTAGATAGAATGCTGCAAAGACGGAATTTCATATTTGCACATCCCTGCAAGAGTTACATTGTAGGAGATCTAACGGGAAAACAGGTAACAAGTCCAAGGACCATACAcaaacatgaaaatttaatcATGGAGAGAAGGAAAATTGCGCAGGGAAAgaacaaaatagaaattttaccTGTAGGATCTACTTCACGAGAGATCTTAATTGCATCAGATGTAGCAAGATCTTGATTTGCAGGTGAAATGGCAAGAATTATACAGTTAGGCTGCATAAAGAATCAAGAACTAATAAATTATTTGTTGTCTTCTTTGGATAGTTCCAAAGATAGTCATCACGATGCCAAATAGTATGCCTATTTAAGGAgacaataatttaaattttcaatcataAAAATCATGAGGGAACAAACTGTTCACTTAAGAGCAAAAATCATAAGTATGCTATAACTTCAATAAAGTATGAATCTAAACATTATGAAGCTGAGAGGCCAAACTATTTAAGGAgacaataatttaaaatttcaatcatAAAAATCATGAGGGAACAAACTGTTCACTTAAGAGCAAAAATCATAAGTATGCTATAACTTCAATAAAGTATGAATCTAAACATTATGAAGCTGAGAGGCCAAACTATTTCTTTCAAATACCAAGAGGCCCTTTTAACACTAAACCAAAGTGAACTCTGAACAGGTGCTGCAAAATCTAAGCATTTGGATGCCTCTCCGAATGACAGAAAACAAGTGCTGCAGAAGGCTGCCTAAAACTTTTAAACAACAAACTTCACCCTTATGCTATTCATGAGAGGTTATGCAGgataaatgaaatcaaaataaaaataaaaatacttctGTTCTTCCTCGTGGACCCAAAAACAGTTCTTATAATTGATAGCCAGAAGTGTCTTCCAAGCATTTGCTCAAAATTCACCAGCTTATAAGATCAACAATCAGTTGTATGGATGAGAATCCTTACGTTTAGCTAACCTGTGAAACCTTCTAGTAATAAAAAAGCATATTGCAAAGTAAATAACAGATAAAGTATGATGCACAATACCTTCTCAATGTATGAGCGGACCATGTTCTCAATTTCTTGTACAATGCTGTCCGGTTGGCCCTCTTATTTTCCAAAGACATCAATTGGAAGAGACCAGTTAGTTTATGATGAAAACAGTGTAAGCTATTTATGTTGGCATAAATGAATCAAAGTA of the Eucalyptus grandis isolate ANBG69807.140 chromosome 10, ASM1654582v1, whole genome shotgun sequence genome contains:
- the LOC104443999 gene encoding LOW QUALITY PROTEIN: GDSL esterase/lipase At4g10955 (The sequence of the model RefSeq protein was modified relative to this genomic sequence to represent the inferred CDS: deleted 1 base in 1 codon); protein product: MASTVFVCLHSCLMCTYTFFQEIFFNLSGPLHLTCVDWNNVHHRRSVAACLVQGVYILERDRQEKREGPQALAPPWWEFFNFQLLRKLVDNVDSSIFGAIFEYKPPSSSGNHSADGPHFVVAFRGTMTKKESVSRDIRLDLHFIQHGLHSTSRFETAMQAVRNMVATAGESRVWLAGHSLGSALALLAGKNMAKTGFFLESFLFNPPYVSAPVEKIKNTKVKLGIRFTTSVITAGLTLAMKAPHLRNQSADSFAALSAWVPQLYVNAADHVCSEYIGYFEHRNKMKEIGAGAIEKLATPHSIGSLFMSAMGKQAEPLHLIPSANLSVNLNPSPEFKRAHGIHQWWGHDLNLQSKVYKYS
- the LOC104443998 gene encoding dynamin-related protein 5A, yielding MENLISLVNKIQRACTALGDHGDTSALPTLWDSLPTIAVVGGQSSGKSSVLESVVGKDFLPRGSGIVTRRPLVLQLHKIEEGSREYAEFLHLPRKRFTDFSAVRKEIADETDRETGRSKQISSVPIHLSIYSPNVVNLTLIDLPGLTKVAVEGQPDSIVQEIENMVRSYIEKPNCIILAISPANQDLATSDAIKISREVDPTGERTFGVLTKIDLMDKGTDAVDILEGKAYRLKFPWIGVVNRSQADINKNVDMIAARRREREYFSGTPEYKHLAHRMGSEHLAKMLSKQLENVIKTKIPGIQSLINKTILELETELNRLGKPIASDAGGKLYSIMEICRLFDQIYKEHLDGVRSGGDKIYNVFDNQLPAALKRLQFDKQLSMENIKKLITEADGYQPHLIAPEQGYRRLIESSLITIRGPAEAAVDAVHSLLKDLVHKAISETLELKQYPGLRVEVTNAACDSLERMREESKKATLKLVDMECSYLTVDFFRKLPQDVEKGGNPTHSLFDRYNDAYLRRIGSTVLSYVNMVCATLRHSIPKSIVHCQVREAKRCLLDRFFTELGAMEQKRLSSLLNEDPAVMERRSALAKRLELYRSAQTEIDAVAWSK